In Dromaius novaehollandiae isolate bDroNov1 chromosome 16, bDroNov1.hap1, whole genome shotgun sequence, one genomic interval encodes:
- the ZSWIM1 gene encoding LOW QUALITY PROTEIN: zinc finger SWIM domain-containing protein 1 (The sequence of the model RefSeq protein was modified relative to this genomic sequence to represent the inferred CDS: inserted 3 bases in 3 codons; substituted 1 base at 1 genomic stop codon): MGRAPPAPAWPGWSAESLARAHGAFEAFSPAWKETRTFPVGSDCPSLPPLAEAFPXAAVRLSAFHVREPLQRETRRLAVGRRAERLILSARRNTACAATESDLRRMRTAVSSFVQPDLLPQLHVHWLLNDKIWAMHRQRSWVESSDYFRDLEIIPRGISQVFCTGFPLETRITSLAKHYQKCVSRSPPDAVVCPTSHPNQXVTQTALQSLPALSSPLAPLNPAAACQSEPSQSSLSASPGTVPAHQEWPVQSALAAVKDPLVVLQAPLAAPLRPFVLQSQPASSQTLLFQSEPGSPQTSLDPSSHAAKLEVTENPEGDSDEESNRKTEERIKRSLSGICTEPAARLCPNEFAVVQKSVQLIGTSEDTVSTQVLEDVHRVDQKGLNSCTCHFNQRLRLPCRHILAVLHSDRGTAQPEVLSRQWQRGCDARRAGWDGTEGLLELLKSSCSESLDKXLVVSFLTAEISRLLAHCSDEEXERRHSAPRELADGWVGPYVQVER, from the exons ATGGGACGAGCTCCCCCAGCGCCGGCCTGGCCAGGGTGGTCCGCGGAAAGCCTGGCCCGCGCGCACGGAGCCTTCGAGGCGTTCAGCCCCGCCTGGAAGGAAACCCGGACCTTCCCGGTGGGCTCTGACTGCCCGTCGTTGCCGCCTCTTGCTGAGGCCTTCC AGGCCGCGGTGCGGCTGTCGGCGTTCCACGTGCGCGAGCCCCTGCAGCGGGAGACCCGCCGGCTGGCTGTGGGGCGCCGCGCCGAGAGGCTGATCCTGAGCGCCCGGAGAAACACCGCGTGCGCGGCTACGGAGAGCGACCTGCGGAGGATGCGCACCGCTGTGAGCAGCTTTGTGCAGCCAGACCTGCTGCCTCAGCTCCACGTTCACTGGCTGCTCAATGATAAGATTTGGGCCATGCACAGACAGAGGAGCTGGGTGGAAAGCAGTGACTATTTTAGGGACCTGGAGATCATCCCCCGGGGCATAAGCCAGGTGTTCTGCACTGGATTTCCTCTGGAGACCCGCATCACTTCTTTAGCGAAGCACTACCAGAAGTGTGTTTCCAGGAGTCCTCCCGATGCTGTGGTGTGCCCCACTAGCCATCCTAATCAGTAGGTTACTCAAACAGCCCTTCAGAGCCTGCCTGCCTTGAGTTCACCTCTAGCCCCTCTTAATCCCGCAGCAGCATGCCAGAGTGAGCCGTCTCAGAGCTCCCTTTCGGCCTCTCCCGGCACAGTGCCAGCTCACCAGGAATGGCCTGTGCAAAGTGCCCTTGCAGCTGTGAAGGATCCCCTGGTCGTTCTTCAGGCTCCCCTGGCAGCTCCTTTGCGCCCCTTCGTTCTTCAGAGCCAGCCTGCCAGCTCGCAGACTCTCCTTTTCCAGAGTGAGCCAGGAAGCCCTCAGACCTCGTTAGATCCGTCATCTCATGCAGCTAAACTGGAGGTCACAGAAAACCCGGAGGGTGACAGTGATGAGGAGAGTAACCGAAAGACTGAGGAGCGCATCAAGCGGTCTTTGAGTGGCATTTGCACggagcctgctgccaggctgtgcccGAATGAGTTTGCAGTGGTTCAGAAGTCCGTGCAGCTGATCGGCACCAGTGAGGACACTGTCAGTACGCAGGTCCTCGAAGATGTGCACAGAGTGGACCAGAAGGGTCTGAACAGCTGCACTTGCCATTTTAACCAGAGGCTCCGGCTGCCCTGCCGGCACATCCTGGCTGTGCTGCACTCGGACAGAGGCACCGCACAGCCAGAGGTGCTGAGCAGGCAGTGGCAGAGAGGATGTGACGCCCGTCGGGCAGGGTGGGATGGCACCGAGGGCCTCCTGGAGCTTCTGAAAAGCTCCTGCAGTGAGTCTTTGGATA TCCTGGTAGTGTCCTTCCTTACAGCAGAGATCAGCCGGCTGCTCGCCCACTGCAGCGACGAGG TTGAGCGCAGACACAGCGCTCCGCGAGAGCTGGCTGACGGCTGGGTTGGGCCTTATGTTCAGGTGGAGCGGTAA
- the ACOT8 gene encoding acyl-coenzyme A thioesterase 8, which produces MAAAGEAAEAEAEMEAEMEMEAEGGAGPPPAGDLRSVLLTSVLSLERLELDLFRGRHHWVPATQRLFGGQIVGQALVAAAHAVSRDVQVHSLHCYFVRAGDPKVPVLYEVERTHTGRSFSVRSVKAIQHGKPIFICQASFQLTQESPVQHQFTMPTVPPPEELLTQAELIQKFLEDPNLAEKYRKLLNKIQAKDVPIDIKPVNPPDVFCSEPQEPKHLFWVRARGYIGECDMKVHCCVAAYISDYSFLGTALLPHRQYDVKFMVSLDHSMWFHAPFRADHWMLYECESPWAGGCRGLVHGRLWRRDGVLAVTCAQEGVIRVEQKPNQSKL; this is translated from the exons ATGGCGGCCGCCGGGGAGGCGGCAGAGGCGGAGGCGGAGATGGAGGCGGAGATGGAGATGGAGGcggaggggggcgcggggccgccgccggccggggacCTGCGGAGCGTGCTGCTCACGAGCGTGCTGAGCCTGGAGCGCCTGGAGCTCGACCTGTTCAG GGGCCGGCACCACTGGGTGCCCGCCACGCAGCGCCTCTTCGGCGGGCAGATCGTGGGCCAGGCCCTGGTGGCGGCCGCCCACGCCGTCAGCCGCGACGTCCAGGTCCACTCGCTGCACTGCTACTTCGTGCGGGCAG GGGATCCCAAGGTGCCCGTGCTGTACGAGGTGGAGCGGACCCACACAGGGAGGAGCTTTTCTGTTCGCTCCGTGAAGGCCATTCAGCATGGGAAGCCAATCTTCATCTGCCAGGCCTCCTTCCAGCTGACCCAGGAGAGCCCTGTGCAGCATCAATTCACCATGCCCACGGTGCCACCCCCTGAGGAGCTGCTGACCCAAGCGGAGCTCATTCAGAAGTTCCTGGA GGATCCGAACTTggcagagaaatacagaaagcttCTCAACAAGATTCAAGCCAAGGATGTGCCGATTGATATCAAACCTGTGAACCCGCCAGATGTCTTCTGCTCAGAGCCGCAGGAGCCGAAGCACCTCTTCTGGGTGCGAGCACGAGGCTACATCG GAGAGTGCGACATGAAGGTGCACTGCTGCGTGGCCGCCTACATCTCCGACTATTCCTTTCTGGGCACGGCCCTGCTCCCGCACCGGCAGTATGACGTCAAATTCATGGTGTCCCTTGACCATTCCATGTGGTTCCACGCTCCCTTCCGAGCCGACCACTGGATGCTGTATGAGTGCGAGAGCCCCTGGGCTG GTGGGTGCCGAGGGCTCGTGCACGGACGACTGTGGCGCAGGGATGGGGTCCTGGCTGTTACCTGTGCGCAGGAAGGTGTCATCAGAGTGGAGCAAAAGCCCAACCAGAGCAAACTGTAG
- the ZSWIM3 gene encoding LOW QUALITY PROTEIN: zinc finger SWIM domain-containing protein 3 (The sequence of the model RefSeq protein was modified relative to this genomic sequence to represent the inferred CDS: inserted 4 bases in 2 codons; deleted 2 bases in 2 codons), whose protein sequence is MELGARFGSYGRFMQVKFGCVWTQKYSKKRKQQPDLCPAYFVLQHNEDIHQLVISELNSSHVHVDPGSSVTRTTAKTASTTAHNSPAIKLRKQEAGEAESCDVVNKDSRVVAEKLLGRAPALSNRIPVLPGAAEESDSTSALVRVAEVVKNFLRMDRGSLASISVGSNXDLDRLNFQTSKMKSSFIKFPESLLLHRAQSERGHVLYALLVESKERVGKIVHLSVLKGDTXDNVSKMLTVFKEFSPEWQNIKIVFVDLSFLHKAVLQELFPSAQVLLSVYHSVQLLEKNVEAAEVSSSFKQNLKLALKVIFSTSTANLDTLSQLVKCLVSQELYDYLQANWFSCEMLWYVHAKKGLQSCSTYMDGLDLITHKISNIFSQQLSLETSILVFFLEYADCFDAKDLESLNQSSSGMEEDSQSSLQEKSKVHACAAAKQAPLGSSDSSQYPEPPEQVAVEKPAETTCSVLAALWENCTDLGYQLCMNEWEVVQKSAQLVSAVQGETVVQVLEDTHQVGRDYKSCGCYFHCRYRLPCWHILSVLHANKQSVEESIVCKWWQKKYQPSVIGETLSDHTGHPTGIQPEAEGRYDKIQSLGRELANLLMQRDGEELEERSSTLRTVADIWAKSPEPAAEAGEDVTFRNAGDLPFLGVRQEEVEVEVADAGSEGLLINVDRLLT, encoded by the exons ATGGAGCTCGGCGCCCGCTTCGGGAGCTACGGGAG GTTCATGCAGGTGAAATTTGGTTGTGTCTGGACccaaaaatacagtaagaaaagaaagcagcagcctgatTTGTGTCCAGCTTATTTTGTTTTGCAACATAATGAGGACATACACCAACTTGTGATCAGTGAACTGAACAGCAGTCATGTACACGTAGACCCAGGGTCTTCTGTGACCAGAACCACAGCTAAAACTGCAAGCACCACGGCACACAATAGCCCTGCAATAAAACTGCGTAAGCAAGAGGCAGGTGAGGCAGAAAGCTGTGATGTGGTGAATAAGGACTCGCGTGTGGTAGCTGAAAAACTTCTGGGCAGGGCACCTGCTCTGTCCAACAGGATTCCTGTGctccctggggcagcagaggaAAGTGACTCAACTTCAGCACTAGTCCGAGTTGCTGAAGTCGTGAAAAACTTCTTGAGAATGGACAGGGGTTCACTGGCCTCAATTAGCGTAGGCAGCAA TGACCTAGATAGACTAAACTTTCAGACTAGCAAGATGAAGAGCTCATTTATCAAGTTTCCTGAGAGCCTTCTGCTGCATAGGGCGCAGAGTGAGAGGGGACATGTTCTCTATGCTCTCTTAGTAGAGAGTAAAGAGCGAGTGGGGAAAATAGTGCACTTGTCAGTCCTGAAGGGTGACAC AGACAATGTCAGCAAAATGCTGACAGTCTTTAAGGAGTTCAGTCCTGAGTGGCAAAACATTAAGATTGTTTTTGTGGATTTGTCCTTCCTTCACAAAGCTGTCCTCCAAGAGCTCTTTCCCTCTGCCCAAGTGCTACTTTCTGTTTACCACAGTGTCCAGCTTCTTGAGAAGAATGTAGAAGCAGCAGAAGTGTCATCTTCCTTCAAGCAAAACTTGAAGCTGGCCTTGAAGGTAATATTTTCCACTTCAACAGCAAATCTAGATACCTTGTCTCAGCTGGTGAAGTGCTTGGTTAGCCAGGAGCTGTATGACTACCTTCAAGCCAACTGGTTCTCCTGTGAGATGCTGTGGTATGTTCATGCAAAGAAAGGACTGCAGTCCTGCAGCACATACATGGATGGCCTAGATCTCATCACTCATAAAATATCTAACATCTTCAGCCAACAGCTGTCCTTGGAGACGagcattctt gttttttttttggagtaTGCAGACTGCTTTGATGCCAAAGATCTGGAAAGCTTGAACCAGAGTTCCTCAGGCATGGAGGAGGacagtcagagcagcctccaagAGAAATCCAAAGTGCATGCTTGTGCTGCAGCCAAACAAGCTCCTCTTGGTAGTTCAGACTCTTCTCAATATCCTGAGCCTCCCGAGCAGGTTGCTGTAGAGAAACCTGCAGAGACAACAtgctctgtgctggctgctctctggGAGAATTGTACGGACTTGGGCTACCAGCTGTGTATGAACGAATGGGAGGTAGTGCAGAAGTCAGCCCAGCTCGTCAGTGCTGTGCAGGGTGAGACTGTAGTTCAGGTGCTAGAAGACACCCACCAGGTGGGCAGAGACTACAAGAGCTGCGGTTGTTACTTTCATTGCAGGTATCGGCTCCCCTGCTGGCATATTCTGTCTGTGCTGCACGCAAACAAGCAAAGTGTAGAAGAGAGTATAGTATGTAAGTGGTGGCAGAAGAAGTACCAG CCCTCTGTTATTGGAGAGACCCTCTCAGACCACACTGGACATCCCACAGGTATCCAGCCAGAAGCAGAGGGAAGATATGACAAAATCCAGTCCCTCGGCAGGGAGCTTGCTAACCTCCTGATGCAGCGTGATGGGGAAGAGCTGGAGGAGCGAAGCTCCACACTCAGAACGGTTGCGGATATCTGGGCTAAGTCACCTGAACCggcagcagaggctggggaggATGTGACCTTTAGGAATGCGGGGGATCTGCCATTTCTCGGGGTAAGGCAGGAGGAAGTGGAAGTGGAGGTTGCAGATGCAGGTTCTGAAGGATTGCTGATAAATGTAGACAGGCTTCTGACGTGA
- the CTSA gene encoding lysosomal protective protein isoform X1 encodes MQTFPGKMGPVLLCALLLGLSRAAPSGDEVAYLPGLPKQPSFRHFSGYLCVGPAKRLHYWFVEAQNNPQSSPLVLWLNGGPGCSSMEGFLKEHGPFLIQPDGVTLKYNDYAWNKIANLLYLESPAGVGFSYSDDKKYATNDTEVAHNNYLALKEFLRLFPEYSKNELFLTGESYGGIYIPTLAEWVMQDPSLNLKGIAVGNGLSSYEINDNSLVYFAYYHGLLGTQLWKDLQAFCCSQGKCNFHDSSNLNCTLKMGEMIQIVEESGLNIYNLYAPCAGGAPGNLRFEGDYLITHDLGNSFIRMPLRFSWRQNLFRMPVVRKKVRMDPPCTNSTDLSTYLNSPEVRKALHISPDAPEWQVCSFDVNHNYKRLYTQMNDQYLKLLGAMKYRILVYNGDVDMACNFLGDEWFVDSLCQKVQVARRPWLYTEGGENQIGGFVKEFTNIAFLTIKGAGHMVPMDQPLAAFTMFSRFIKNEPF; translated from the exons ATGCAGACCTTCCCCGGAAAG ATGGGGCCGGTGCTGCTGTGcgcgctgctgctggggctgagcCGGGCCGCCCCGTCCGGCGACGAGGTCGCCTACCTGCCGGGGCTCCCCAAGCAGCCCTCCTTCCGCCACTTCTCCGGCTACCTCTGCGTCGGGCCGGCCAAGCGCCTGCACTACTG GTTTGTAGAAGCCCAGAACAACCCGCAGAGCAGCCCTCTGGTGCTGTGGCTGAACGGGGGCCCTGGCTGCAGCTCCATGGAGGGTTTCCTGAAGGAGCACGGCCCCTTCCTG ATCCAGCCAGACGGGGTCACTCTGAAGTACAACGACTACGCCTGGAACAAG ATCGCCAACTTGCTCTACCTGGAGTCCCCCGCCGGAGTTGGCTTCTCCTACTCTGATGACAAGAAGTATGCCACGAATGACACTGAG GTTGCTCACAACAACTACCTGGCACTGAAGGAGTTTCTCCGTCTCTTCCCCGAGTACTCCAAGAATGAACTCTTCCTCACGGGAGAGAGCTACGGGGGAATCTACATCCCCACGCTGGCGGAGTGGGTGATGCAAGACCCCAGCCTCAACCTGAAG GGAATCGCCGTGGGAAATGGCCTCTCCTCCTACGAGATTAACGACAACTCCCTGGTTTACTTCGCCTATTACCATGGCCTGCTGGGAACCCA GCTGTGGAAGGACCTGCAGGCCTTTTGCTGCTCCCAAGGGAAGTGCAACTTTCATGACAGCTCCAACCTGAACTGTACGCTCAAG ATGGGGGAAATGATTCAGATTGTGGAGGAGTCTGGCCTGAACATCTACAACCTCTACGCCCCATGCGCTGGTGGTGCCCCTGGAAACCTAAG GTTTGAGGGTGACTATCTCATCACTCACGACCTTGGCAACTCCTTCATCCGGATGCCGTTGAGGTTCTCCTGGCGGCAG AACCTGTTCCGGATGCCAGTTGTCCGGAAGAAGGTCCGCATGGACCCACCCTGCACCAACTCCACAGACCTCAGTACGTATCTGAATTCCCCGGAGGTGAGGAAGGCTCTTCACATCTCTCCCGATGCTCCGGAGTGGCAGGTGTGCAG CTTTGATGTGAACCATAACTACAAGCGCCTGTACACGCAGATGAACGACCAGTACCTGAAGCTGCTTGGAGCCATG aaatACCGGATCCTGGTGTACAACGGGGACGTTGACATGGCCTGCAACTTCCTTGGGGATGAGTGGTTTGTGGATTCCCTGTGCCAGAAG GTGCAGGTGGCTCGTCGGCCCTGGCTCTACACTGAAGGAGGTGAGAACCAGATTGGTGGCTTTGTGAAGGAATTCACCAACATCGCCTTCCTCACCATCAAG GGAGCCGGCCACATGGTGCCCATGGACCAGCCGCTCGCTGCCTTCACCATGTTCAGCCGCTTCATTAAGAACGAGCCTTTCTAG
- the NEURL2 gene encoding neuralized-like protein 2 gives MAARRRSDTRFHHVHGANVRMDPSRTQATRVESFANGLCFSREPLGPGQIFLVEIEEKERGWCGHLRVGLTAHDPQSLEVVPEYSLPDLVNLGDTWVFAITRNHNRVAPDGAPARAQGFLSEPYLLIERARIPRDKLVGRSRPGRYSRLLDDLYRTNVLPPTARRSRIGVLYAPRPDGTADMHIVINGEDMGPSARGLPAARPLYAVVDVFASTKSVRVIQVDYGFPSLQTLCRLVIQKHVVHRLAIDGLDLPPLLKNFCKYE, from the exons ATGGCTGCGCGGCGCCGCTCCGACACGCGCTTCCACCACGTCCACGGCGCCAACGTCCGCATGGACCCCTCGCGCACCCAGGCCACGCGGGTGGAGAGCTTCGCCAACGGGCTGTGCTTCAGCCGGGAGCCCCTGGGGCCGGGGCAGATCTTCCTGGTGGAGATCGAGGAGAAGGAGCGGGGCTGGTGCGGGCACCTGCGCGTGGGGCTGACGGCCCACGACCCCCAGAGCCTGGAGGTGGTGCCCGAATATTCGCTCCCGGACCTGGTCAACCTGGGCGACACCTGGGTGTTCGCCATCACGAGGAACCACAACCGCGTGGCCCCGGACGGGGCGCCGGCCCGCGCGCAGGGCTTCCTCTCGGAGCCCTACCTGCTCATCGAGCGGGCGCGCATCCCCCGCGACAAGCTGGTGGGACGCAGCCGGCCCGGCCGCTACAGCCGCCTCCTCGACGACCTCTACAGGACCAACGTGCTGCCCCCGACCGCCCGGCGCAGCAGGATCGGCGTGCTCTACGCCCCGCGGCCCGACGGCACCGCCGACATGCACATCGTCATCAACGGCGAGGACATGGGGCCGAGCGCCCGGggcctgcccgccgcccgcccgctctaCGCCGTGGTCGACGTCTTTGCTTCCACCAAGAGCGTCCGCGTCATCCAGGTGGACTACGGCT TTCCCTCCTTGCAGACCCTCTGCCGGCTGGTCATCCAGAAGCACGTCGTCCATCGCCTGGCCATCGACGGCCTGGACCTGCCCCCGCTGCTGAAGAACTTCTGCAAATACGAGTGA
- the CTSA gene encoding lysosomal protective protein isoform X2, with translation MGPVLLCALLLGLSRAAPSGDEVAYLPGLPKQPSFRHFSGYLCVGPAKRLHYWFVEAQNNPQSSPLVLWLNGGPGCSSMEGFLKEHGPFLIQPDGVTLKYNDYAWNKIANLLYLESPAGVGFSYSDDKKYATNDTEVAHNNYLALKEFLRLFPEYSKNELFLTGESYGGIYIPTLAEWVMQDPSLNLKGIAVGNGLSSYEINDNSLVYFAYYHGLLGTQLWKDLQAFCCSQGKCNFHDSSNLNCTLKMGEMIQIVEESGLNIYNLYAPCAGGAPGNLRFEGDYLITHDLGNSFIRMPLRFSWRQNLFRMPVVRKKVRMDPPCTNSTDLSTYLNSPEVRKALHISPDAPEWQVCSFDVNHNYKRLYTQMNDQYLKLLGAMKYRILVYNGDVDMACNFLGDEWFVDSLCQKVQVARRPWLYTEGGENQIGGFVKEFTNIAFLTIKGAGHMVPMDQPLAAFTMFSRFIKNEPF, from the exons ATGGGGCCGGTGCTGCTGTGcgcgctgctgctggggctgagcCGGGCCGCCCCGTCCGGCGACGAGGTCGCCTACCTGCCGGGGCTCCCCAAGCAGCCCTCCTTCCGCCACTTCTCCGGCTACCTCTGCGTCGGGCCGGCCAAGCGCCTGCACTACTG GTTTGTAGAAGCCCAGAACAACCCGCAGAGCAGCCCTCTGGTGCTGTGGCTGAACGGGGGCCCTGGCTGCAGCTCCATGGAGGGTTTCCTGAAGGAGCACGGCCCCTTCCTG ATCCAGCCAGACGGGGTCACTCTGAAGTACAACGACTACGCCTGGAACAAG ATCGCCAACTTGCTCTACCTGGAGTCCCCCGCCGGAGTTGGCTTCTCCTACTCTGATGACAAGAAGTATGCCACGAATGACACTGAG GTTGCTCACAACAACTACCTGGCACTGAAGGAGTTTCTCCGTCTCTTCCCCGAGTACTCCAAGAATGAACTCTTCCTCACGGGAGAGAGCTACGGGGGAATCTACATCCCCACGCTGGCGGAGTGGGTGATGCAAGACCCCAGCCTCAACCTGAAG GGAATCGCCGTGGGAAATGGCCTCTCCTCCTACGAGATTAACGACAACTCCCTGGTTTACTTCGCCTATTACCATGGCCTGCTGGGAACCCA GCTGTGGAAGGACCTGCAGGCCTTTTGCTGCTCCCAAGGGAAGTGCAACTTTCATGACAGCTCCAACCTGAACTGTACGCTCAAG ATGGGGGAAATGATTCAGATTGTGGAGGAGTCTGGCCTGAACATCTACAACCTCTACGCCCCATGCGCTGGTGGTGCCCCTGGAAACCTAAG GTTTGAGGGTGACTATCTCATCACTCACGACCTTGGCAACTCCTTCATCCGGATGCCGTTGAGGTTCTCCTGGCGGCAG AACCTGTTCCGGATGCCAGTTGTCCGGAAGAAGGTCCGCATGGACCCACCCTGCACCAACTCCACAGACCTCAGTACGTATCTGAATTCCCCGGAGGTGAGGAAGGCTCTTCACATCTCTCCCGATGCTCCGGAGTGGCAGGTGTGCAG CTTTGATGTGAACCATAACTACAAGCGCCTGTACACGCAGATGAACGACCAGTACCTGAAGCTGCTTGGAGCCATG aaatACCGGATCCTGGTGTACAACGGGGACGTTGACATGGCCTGCAACTTCCTTGGGGATGAGTGGTTTGTGGATTCCCTGTGCCAGAAG GTGCAGGTGGCTCGTCGGCCCTGGCTCTACACTGAAGGAGGTGAGAACCAGATTGGTGGCTTTGTGAAGGAATTCACCAACATCGCCTTCCTCACCATCAAG GGAGCCGGCCACATGGTGCCCATGGACCAGCCGCTCGCTGCCTTCACCATGTTCAGCCGCTTCATTAAGAACGAGCCTTTCTAG